The DNA segment CTGTGTTACAGCAAATagcgaaaaagaaaaaaagctgttgtcagggagaaaaaaaaaatccaaattaGATTTCCGAAAAGGTCATTCTGGACAACGAACGTGAAAAAAAGCGGAGGAGGGGAAAAACTGAAATAGAATATCCTCTTACAAAGTCCTAATCTAATTTCCATCCCCAGAGGGAACAGAGAATCACGGAGAGAACAAGAAAGAACCATCACAAGCGTAACTGGACACcaaaatataaatctataaaaGGCCTTTTATTACTCCATTATGTACACTTTTCACAGGACCTCCAAGGAGAAGCTCCAAATGAAGCGCCGCTTCTAGTTGTGTCATGGAACTTTATCTCCACATTAAAAAGGacgaataaaaaaagaaatatccaacaaacagaaaaacagcaagaCATTATTTTCTTCTTAGTGCCTTGGGGATCTGCACTCGCTGTACAAGTGAGGAAGGGCAGAGCCGAAGGACACGGCATCCAGGGCCACATGGGCACCGACGTCCATTTCAGTCTGGCACTGCCAAACCTCCTGCCCGCCCACCCCCGGGCTGCAGGCAACATCCATGCTGTCTTTGTGAGGGAAGGTAGATGGAGTCTGTTGTTCCTGAGCATGAACATGCTCTGATCCAAAGCCGTCCGCTCTAGTAGATCACTTCATACACAGTGGCCTTCTTGTCACCAGAGCCTGTCACAATGTACTTGTCGTCTGTCGAGATGTCACAGCTCAGGACAGATGAGGATTCCTTGGACtgtttagagaaaaaaaagataaagaatcAATTTATTCTTGGAGGGAGTTAACATGCTCAACTGCATTTGAAGTTAAATGGAGAAGATTAGCTGACTACAGGGCAAGATTAGATTGCAGTGACATCAAGTTCTGGCATGATGCCACTCAAAAGACTTCTTTGTCAGGTCAATAATTCAGGTTCGGTTTACACTGATTGGAGAGTCCTGTCAGGCAGCGGTCGCTGTGCCCTTCCTCTCAGAGACAACGGTGCATACTTTTGGCCAGGCTGCAGACAGAGTGTATCGATCTACATACCTGGAATATGCTGGCGCCATAAGGAGTCCTCCAAGCATTCAACAGATTGTCCTTCCCAGTGCTTACAAACCATTTACCTgcaaagaacaacaacaacagtgcaaTCAGGATTCCTTGAACTAAGAAACAAGAGACATCCTTAAGAAAAGGCTCTGCACTGTTAGCACTAAATAAAAGGTCATTAAAAAGGTCAGGCTAAGGTTCCTCTGTGGTGACGTACAGTCAgttgacatcatcatcatgtgtACTTACCACAGTAGGCGAACTTGAGAGAGAGGACGCAGCTCTCGTGCAGGTGGAGCTGATATTTGTCAGGCTTTGAGTGGTGGAGCACCTCCACGTTGCTGCTCTCCATACCCACGGCGAGCCACTCTCCGGTCGGACAGTAGCCCAACGAGAAGATCTGGAAACGAGACGGAAAGAGACACCATTTAGAGCCGGGTGCGTCATGTGCCTGTATATACCTTTATGACCCGGTGCAATGTTTGCGTGCTTCTCCCTTTAGAGCCAAATGTCTTCATTTTCAAGACATGTGACTAATGAAATACATCATGAGATACTCACGGGAAGGGCAAAatgcattttgggaaatgtagtttgttaGTGCTCTTAGCCTGCAAAACAATTTTTAAGATGGGATCTAAGCGACGGGAGTGATATGGAAGCAGATAACAGCCGTGTTTCATAGTCATTAACAACgatgaaaataacaatgaagaAGAATCAGACCCAGACCATGTGCCTTTTGACCTGCTGAACAAGGCTCAGTCAGTAAGAGACAAGGGaaaagccaaatgtttaagctatcaattgttttttgatttcatgtctctatctgcttcagaggccaagaaagaacagttttttttaaacattaacaattctgtcagctcttcacaaaaccctcaggttttaggTGGGTGTTTTCCGACAGTTTTGAGGGCGTTTTTTTATTTGGCACCTTAGGTCTTGATGAGTTAATCTGTGGGTGATCCATCTCCTTCATGTTGCTGATATTTTTCTGTGCTGTACCTGTGATGTGAAatcatgctgctgcagctgtcgTCCCTCCCTCAGATCCCAGGAGCGAACAGTGTTGTCGAGACCGCCTGTCCACAGCTTAGTGCCATCATGGGATATGTCGATACAGCTAGCACCATCCGTATGACCTTGGAACTGCCTGCAATCAAAGTCAGACAgcatacaaacatttattgacaCCCTCATTTAAAATTACTCACACATAGCAGCAGTCCTGTTGAGGGCCAAAGCCCACACAGAGTGAATAAGTATTTTATTCCCCCACCTAACAAGAGTCTGGTTGTGCAGGTCCCAAACGGcgatgtttccatcactgcagcaggagaagcagacTTTGGCGTCAGGGCTGATGGCCAAGGCGTAGCATGCCGGGGCTGAGGAGGTGAGCTCAGCCTTGATGCGGGGTGTTTGAGAGGCCAGATCCCAGATGGTCAATGTGCTGGCCTCGCCTCCAACAATCAATGTGCGACCATCAGGCAGTAGCTTACAAGAGCGGATGTAGTTATCCCTGTTCTGTTGCACAGAGGACAAAAACGAATCAATACGTGTTCAGGGCAGTGGAGCTACAGATAGATTTAGGAAGAATTCAGTGGGAAAGAGGATGAAAATCGTTCTGTCATAACAAACCAAACTGAGGGTTTTCTCAGAACTGGTCTGAACTGAGTGGGCACGTTTTTAGTTTAatgcatttacacatttattcgGTCAGTTAAACATTTCATATGTCATTTCTGGGGGGGAAATGTTGTGTGGTGTTTATAATTTTTTCCCTCAGTTCTTGCCAAAACTTTCTTCTATTTAATTCCATCACTCAGTAACAGCATTTGAGTAACAGTACATTTGCTGTCAAACTGTCCTCATGTAAAACAATAGCATGTGGTTAAAAACGGTTCATTCCCTTTAGATACACTAAAAGAAGTAAGCGGAAAGATGTCAAACGTGAGTCTGCAGCCTCCTCACCAGACAGTCCAGTTGGGACACAGGACTTTTGCTGCCGGGCTGGCTAATGTCCCAGATTTTGACGCAGCCTTTGCCACCAGTGTAGACGTGGCGTGTGGGGTTGCTGATGGTAACAGCGCACACCACCTCGCCGTGGCTCAGTGTGTTGATCTGACGGGCGTGGCGAGGAATACCGGGGCCAATCAGGGCATCAGGTGGGAAGGGCACAGGCTGCATCTGACCATCTGCACTGACGTGGAAGGAGTAAGCCCTGCAGGAAAAGACGGAGACGCGTTAGTGTCTTACATCTATACTGGGTTTTAAGATGTCTGAGATTAACACCTTTGGTGAGACACTTACGGTTTGCCGCCAGAAATGGATGTGAGGCTGGCTGGAAGGCCTGGTGCTCTCATGTGGGTGTGAGGATCAAACCCCTGAAACGCAACAGGAACGATTTTATCAACACATTCTGGGTGATGTCAAATACAGCTGCATAAATGGGCAGAAAAGGATGTTACCATAGGGGAGCGTCCGtaggctgcagctgctgcagcactcaTCTGAGGCGAGATGTGCAGACCAGCATATACACTAGGACTCGTCAGACCTCCATTCATTTCATGATGGCCCATCATGGCAAAGGGGGTAGGGTAAGAGCCTGCGATGGACAGAGGGGTACGCAaagctggtgctgctgcagacagagacaggagaaGGATATTGGTATGTTAACATAACAGTATATTGGAAGAGGGATGGAACAAGATAATCTCAGTTGCTATGGGAGAAAAGAGAATGGTGCCAACCTAGAGCCTCCATGCCTGGGGGTTTGCCCAGGATGGGTCTGAGGCCAGGAGTGGAGCTGGTGCCCGGGGTGGGGGCATCGTTGCGGGGGGTGGGAGTGTTGGACTTGAGGCCAGGCGTGGAGGATTTGTCATTCTGCCGAGAGGGAACGAGAGAGCAAGAACATTCATAATCCCGGGAACCCAGGCACTGTGCAGACAATTTGAGAGCAAACTGAACTTAATCCAATCTAATTCTGACAACACTCATAGTCCTGTAGAGCCAAAAACTGCTATTTATTCCAAAACCTATTATGGCCACAATGGAGATGGGGCCGTTTTTTATCCCCTTACCACTTTGGCTTTAATCTTttagtgagggagagggagagaaaaaaatcctggaatAGTTAAATACATTGAGCTATTAACAGAGAAGACCTGACTGATCCTGATGCGGGACAATATTATCCCTGACGTTTAGTCATGCACTTAAAGCACTGACAGTCATTCCTAATCCACTGCAGAAAACGTCCTAGATTTATTTGCACATATCCCTTTGCTCGCTCTGCAATTTAAGCCCCTTTCTGTCCCAGTTTGTTAGTAACTCTCTTCATGTCTTACATGACTGAGCTCCTTGGCCTTGGACGACGGGGTGCTTCCAGACGACGCCACTGATGCAGGGCTGTTGGGTGTGTCCTTCTTTGGAGGGCGGGGCTTATCAATGCCATTTTCAGGTGGAGAGTGCACCGGGCTCGCCCGCGGAGTGGTGGGGTCCTGGAGAAACACAGCGAAaaaattatttcatatttatgcAAGTGTTTCATCTCACTCCACAACCACGTGCGTCATTTACAATTTCATGCTGCACTGCTTACCTCATTAGACACATCTACCACCAGGTCATCACTTTTCTCTCCGTCACTGTCCTGTAAAGTTAATTGGAAAATTAGTCACCTCGATAAatcttttttaatgaaatcaatgaaatatgTCTGACTACGGGAAGGCTTAAGGAAcacttaagccgttttcagacctgcactctGGAAAACGTCCGCACAATTGGGACCGGACTTTTTCCTGatgtttgcctttcacaaatgAACAACGCACGAAGTGTTcaccacaacacagaaatctccggatGTTAAACTAAGGGGTGGTGTAGGAGGCAGGATGTAGCGtattggtttagtttttttcaggtttgccactgttgcgtgttagaaatgtcatcaacacgcctACTCACTCGCGGTGAAACATCCggtgaatctcctgctgtgttctcacattggcttGGAGTTTGTACTGTGGGCTGACTGGAGAAACTcaagagaaagtccagagcctctcactcggccatttgtgttctcatatacagcccctcgggagattatccggagttcagtgcacgtctgaaagcagcttgagtgtATTTCTATAAACGTAGATAAATTCCTTCAGTGTCTTACATATCTGCTCATGCTGTCCTTCTCGTCCACTTTGCGTTTCTTCGAGTCCAAACTGTAGTCAGAGGAGCTGCGGTGCTTCTCGCTGGCTGTGCGTAAGCTTTCTGATGGGGATATAGAGTTATTCTGCAAAGGGAAAACCAAACACTTTATTACCATTTTGTCTTCCATCATAAAAAGAAAGCAGTGAGTCATTCATCCATTACAAATCCACACAGAACACACTATGCCAATGCAAATACTAAAAACATGCCTCATTCACAAAACTAAGGATGCCGCAGACTCTTAAAATGCAGCTGCAGGCCTGTTCCTCACAGTACCCTGACACCAGCCAAGCCCAATCTCACACACAAGCCTGTCCCTGGCCACGCAACAGAATGGGCCGTTATCTGAAGTTAAAGGGGAGGGGGCTTGTTTTCTGAGCTgggctccctcctcctcataaCTGCACAACAAACAGCCTCACAGGGACATGAGCAGTGTGTTGTGGCTGAACAGAGGGCCTTTTCTCTGGAGTCAGTCAGGCTaagcgtgagagagagaggggaggagagacagagaaatagAAGGGGTGACTGTATGTTGTGGGCATCGGGCATCAATTGCCGCAGCGTGCTTAGGAACCATGTCAGCTCAGGCTTTGAGCTCCgataaagaaagagaatctATATCCTGCCAGTGGGCTCGGCAGCGTGGGACTGACTGCTGCTTCTTCATGGAGCCTGCCTGCCCACACAAGCTGGGACAGCTCACTCCAGTCGCCAGCAAAATTGGAGGAACTAGGCAGGTGTCCAGCAGCTTTCACAGGAGTTTGCCATTTGCCTGCAACCTGCCAAGTCCTCCTGATTCTCCCCGTCCCCTTCCTCTGAGGACCAAAGCAACGACACGGACTATGTCAGCAGCAGCCCAGAGACGTGAACAAAGGCCGATGGACTAGCAGTCTGGgcaaagggccactgtctgcATAATGGCTGACTTTTAAAGAGATGCTTAGCGTGACTCATTAACCAAAGTCACCACTCTGCTATCAGATGACCTGGGACAAGAGCgcagaaacaaaacaggccTGCTAATCGCCCCAGGAGTTCCATTTCTTCAGACATGACTGCACCCATTCAGCCAGGCTGGCCTACAGAAACACAATCTCACCGGCCCATCACAAGCCATCAGAGATCGCAGCCATTCAAATCAAATGCTTTAGCAGCTCCAGCCAGACAGGGTGGAgagatagaaaacaaaaacaatccacCATTTTTTGGATCATAAATATTCATCACATGCCAGAGAGCAGAAAAAGCGAGTTGGTAAAcaatggagacagaggaggggatAGAATAAATCCTTTAAGAAGGGGAAGTCCAAGTCTTTCTGCAAATGTGATGAAATTACAAGACTTCTAATCTCTCCAGCATGATACCAGTCATTTCCGTTCTGGATTAAACACACAGGATTTACATTTCAAACTACATTTCtaattaataattttactgACAGCAGATTACAACAAGGCACAGAATTCACAGTAACATGCAAAGCAAGAATCTTTACTTacattaaatgtaaattagTTAATTTTACAAATGAATTAGAAAACCAACAAGTcttgcaaataaaaacatataaatacagttgtTGGTTCGTACACTCACCGCGTTCTCTGTATCGCAGACATTAAAATGGTGGCCGAGGTGATGATGAAACCAAGtggagcaaagagaaacacacatcagTTAGCGTATCATAACAGATGCTTCTGGTTGAACGTGTGAGAATCATCTGCAGGGCACATGGCCCCTCTTATCACCGTGTGTTCGGCTGTTGAATAGCTTATACAGTCATGGGCTGGGAATGTACCAGCTCATTACCCAGACAGAATGTGAACAGACAGGATGTGCTGCACACCTAAGGGCCCTAGGATTCGGCTCTATAGAGTGAGAAGCACTCCGCACCAAATTGGCTTTTCCTTGTTTAACAACTATATGCCAATGTTAAAATTAATACACATTTCAATTCTTCAAAACAAACTGGTTTAGCCGCTAATGCCTAATTGGACAGTCATATGCCACGCCAGTTCAACTCCTCACCTCTGTGCTCCAGATCGTGATGGTTTTTCTCATCCTTCACGGGGAGGTGGGCTTGGCTGCCCAGAGCGCCAAGTGCGAGCAGTCCTGATCCAGCGCTCGTCACGGGCGGGAGGCCGGGCGGCTGCAGGCCCGAGGGGTGAGGTGGCATCTGGATCGGAGGCCCGTGAGCGGCATGGGAGAGGTGCTGtgcctgaagctgctgctgctgtaagtAGACAggggagacaaacagagagaaaccgAGTGGGTCGGAGGGAATAAGCAAGGCATAACCACACACTAAACATGAGGCTGATCAGTTAAACCCCACACGATATTAGCACATTCACACATCTATTACTGTCAGGATCAGACAGCAATCCCCTTCAGTGCTATTTCCATACCAGGCCAGGGTAGCATAAGCCCCAGATCTGTGCCGAGGAGAGTAGAAGTTGTGACTCACAATCGTCTGCTCAACACGTCTGAACGCATGAGGCGCAGGGCAGGAGACGCTCAGTCACACAGTGTTAGCAGTGCACGATGAGTCAAAACCAAAATGATGGGAATATTTTTCATTCTACATttatgacagagagaaaaatctgATTCAACCACCGCTTCCCACAGAGGGAATATTTCACTTTGGGTCTACTAGCGCATTTCATACTGCAGCACCACAgccctcctcactcctctgccACCAGTGAGTTGAGCAATCCTCTTAAGGAACATGAAGCTGTGTGGGAATCTGTCAGCCTGTGGGCTAAACAActacctgttttttttaacgcTTCAAAACCACAGCCGACATCTATTCACTCCTCTCATATTCACATTCTTGGATTAACAGAACATGAATCATTTGCACACCCAAACTTAAAGAGACTGAGGGAACAGTAAGTGCTAGAAGCTGGCACGCCTTCGCTCTCACTCTGAGCAttcaagtgtgtgagtgtaagtgtgtgcgtgggtaagtgtgtgcgtgtgtgtgtaagtgcgtGTACATCTGGAAGGCTGCTCCGGGAGCCTGGACCAGGGGTCCCATGCTGGCACTCACTCAACCCTCCAATATTCACCATCAATATTTGAAAGGCACAGGGAAATGGATGGGAGTTAAAAGGCACTCAGCATGGAAGTAAGCAGTTTAAAGCAAGGTTAAATAATACTTAGCTGAGAcaccaataaaaacatcagcaaTTTATTACTCGTCTACAAGCCCGCTGAATAATGCAGCTGCTGTTACAGCATGCACCTCCCGTCTTTTACAAGACGCGCTTCCATCACTGACCATTTATGGCCATTTAAGGAATATTAGGCAATTTTGGTCGTGGTAAATCACAGCAGTGCAACAATGGGGTGAATGTGCCCAACGCatagttaaaaataaattaactcAGTAGGAATTTGCTAATAAATTTACTTTTCAAAACAGATATTCAAAAAAGGGCACatactataaaaataaatcatatctGGAGGGCGTTTTTAATTGCATCTTGCTTTCTGCATTATGTACCCTGGGGGAAGAGGGGACTAGATTGGAAGATAGTATGGTTTTTAACTTGCAACCTCGTCCTTTGCTCCATAGGACAGATGTCAATCCAATTACAAAATATACCCAGGGCAGAGAGCGTGAGTGAGACCGGAGAGTGAGCGAGAAAGTGAGTGTGTTATAATATTGTGTCCATGAGGGAAATTAAGGAGCCAGTTCATTGGCAGGGGAGAGCCATCCTTGCTCATTGTGTTTAATGAGGCACTGATGGGTAATATGCATGGTTGATCAGCAAGAGCCCTCATTAGAGGGCCATAAATGAagacaataataaataaagaaaggaGTCTGGCCTATTTCCActaatttaatatttcaagaTAAAGACCTACTCTTTGCCCCTTTTTCTCTCAGACTGAGTGTAGCtaaaggaaaaaacaagacCCACACAGAAAGGCAGAAATGAGCAGATGTATTAAAGTGGTCTCCAGTGTACTGACTAAACTATTGTGAAATACATCGCACTTGGGCAGGAGAAATGCCATGCAACAAGCACAAGCACTTCAAGCCCAGACGTGTCCATTAACAACAGTATGACATATCCAGATATTAGTGGATGTCACTGACCATGAGAGCAAGGTAGTCAGTTTGCTGGAAAGGAGGACAGAAAATCTTCAGGGCAATAGCTGCCctagatgttttcttttcattattgttcACTGAAATCGATGGAGTCACAAAGAAAAATCGCTTTACTCATTGTTCAGCATCCGTTTAAAACAAAGCCATACTGTGGGTTTATCCAGGTGGCCACTTGCAGGGAGAACCGTGGGCTTATCTGGATATTTGTATGTGTCTTCTAgtcaaacaggaagcagcacCAGTCAGGTTCATCTCGACATGAGCAGCTGCCCTAGTTGCATCCTATTAATGGCCCTCGGTCCCATCAATAAGGCATGCATCTGGatgctgtctgtctgcctggCACGCTCTTTCACCCCACCTTGCTTTACAATATGCATGAGGATTTTGGCATGCCTACAGAGCTCCTCAATGAATAACGAATGGAAGGGTATTCGTAAAACATACAGTAGCTAcatttccacctcctctgacACGAGCAAGCAGCATGACTTGGGAGGAGGCCGGAGTGTTTCATAAATCAGGGCGAGGTGCCAAACACTGCCACATAACTGGGATCAGGAATTGGCGAGTCAGCCTTCTGTGCCATCAAATATTCTATAAAATGTAGATGCCAATTTTTTAATTATAGATGAAGATCAACAAAGAGTCACGGGGAAAATatcacagacacagattcaAGAGTACAGCCAATATTCCTATGTTATATTGTTCCCAACGtgaaaacacacgtacacaggAAGGAGCCACAAACCAAATTAGCTTTTCTTAGGGATCAACTGCTCCTTGCAGCTGCTCTGCTTTAGTGTAATAAAGCATCTGTTTCAGTCcagcagataaaaacaaacagctctcCACCACCTATTGAATTCCACTATGTGCCGAAAGTCATCAAGTCAGCCTTCTGGGCAGGCCTCTTACGCATGCTAAAGACTCTGCAACATTCAACTGTAGTAATAAGATCACTGATGGCTGGAGCTTTGTAATGAGAGGGAAACCAATCACTTCTCTTTCAGAAGGGCCCGGGCGAGCGCCGCTGATCAATGAGGAGCAGGTGGTATTCTGAAGCCGTGATGAACCACCATACAGCTCGGTGCTGCAGtgtgcacagaaaacagcatAGCGGCAGAGTTGAGACTGCTGACTGCTGTCTGTACCGTCTCAGCGAGCTCGCAGCAGCACTGGCTGCGTTCTGCTCACGCTCAGCCTTCTAATTCCCACAGCTATCCAGgtcagcagtgagggatgaggCTCCTCGTTAAAACCTTAGCCAATTAAAGCAATACGTGCTGCGAAGGGGATCTCAAGAGCTCTCAGGCTCgcatttataaacacacaacGAGGCAGTGAAGATGCCACAGAGACCCGAGCTGGAACAACAAACCGGCTCTTGAGGGCTACACTTGTTGTGTATATAGTATAAATTTATTGGTGAATAtggcacaaaataaaaaaaatgaacacattcGATTCAAGAAGAGGCAAATCTGCActataaagctgttttcagacatgaactgcgGAGGATGTCGGAGAAATGGAGTCCgaactttctctggagttcgcctttcacatatgcagcaggagattctccagtcagacgcgttcacaacaacaaattagTCTCTGGAGTGTTCAGGCAAGAGATGGCACACCATACACAGGCAGGGTGTAACATATCAATTCCGCTGTGGAGGTCACAcgtttttgtttaaagcatATTGAAAATTCTCGAATCGTgttttctttccaagttgaGTTTTTCATCatctacatgtatggcacctctttttcattctgagaaaTTCATATTCTTTTTGCGTccgtcatgtgttagaaacgtcatcaacatgcccactcactcacagtgaATCTTCTgaataatctcctgctgcgctcTCACATGTGCTCATGAGTTTTTACTAGGGAGCTGGCAGGAAAcactccagagaatgtccgcagcaGCTGACCCCGACATTTGTGTTCGCATATACATCTCCTACGGACAATTCCAGGTGATTATCCGCaggtcagtgcatgtctggaagcagcttaaCTTTAGCATGTGAAGTTTCACATTATATCAACAAAATACTTGGAAGGCttttaatgtgtaaaaatacaattaacagCTATTGATTATCTTCTGTGCAGATTTGCCTATAACCAAGGTcaaataaaggaataaaaaggGGGTATACACACGGTGAGAGGCAGATTGGGAAGTCCACGTACCCCGATGATAGCATTCAGCTCGGTCATAGTCACCTGCTTTGCCCGCTCCACTGCCTGAGCAACCTGCTGTTGGTGCTGTGGGGAGACATTTACAAAAGATTATTGGGACAAGTTCACATCTATCACACACCCACTTATTCCACCTCACTTATCTGTTAGTTTCACACTTAATTTTCACAGCACTGCTGCAATTTTAAAAGCAACGACAAATGCCAAACACATTACTCCCCAACTGCTTAGCCTGAAACTGATTTGAAGTAGTATCTTTAGAATACATGCAACAACAAGTAACTTTATTTGAGCATTAAACTGTGACATTGTTTGGGAGCCCCATTGAAAACTCACCTCTTGAGACAGGAAAGGCATAATTTGAGCTAAAATTGCGTTGAGCCGTTTGGCAATCTCCGtctgcagaaaacaaaagaggagcAAAAATGAGACGTTAAAGTATGAAACAGACAGTGACTTCATATAACCCCGCCTCTAATGTTTACACCGATTAAGTCAATTGCTGCGGCAATCAGAACTGCTTGACTCGACATCCTCTAAACAGCGTGATAttgacatttgaaatatttaaaacattaggAGAGCCCAGGGGGATGGAGCACAGCTGTGCTGAGAGTGCACTCCATGCTAAACGGATATGAGCAGGCAAAGTGCTGCTGAGTTGAGAGGatcctctctcgctctgcccTTCTTCCCCTCAATCTGCAACTGTGATGTCCTGCAGTTAACCTCCGAGTTAAACCACGAAACCACACCCCAGGAAGTGAGGCCCACTAACCAGACTGCGCTGTTTACTTACATGTGAAAGTGAAGGCAGCTTACATTAAGGGTTATAACTGCAGATTGAGCAAAGATTAGAAACCATAATGACCTCCAGGGTAACACACCTCAACTCTAGGATCAATACCATTAGAAGAGAGCCTACCAGCCTGTAAATGTAAGGGGCGCAGAGCTGGAGCTCCGCCTTCCCAACACTGAAGGCCAGGCACTGCAATCAGCTGCCCAGCGCACCACCCTCCCAACCTCCCGTCCATCCCCTCAACCCTCTCTCCATTCTCCTGCTTGTCTACCAACTGCCATGGCAACGGCTGCAGCCCTATCTTGCTGGGATCATTATGCAAATGGCACCTCTGCTTGACCGTAACAGGCTTTAAAATCATATTACGTGCTTGGAGGCAGGTCATTAAATTGGATTTTCAGCCTGTCGATCACATGAAAGTAGCAAATGAATAGTGAAAAAATAAgagcagtgggaggaggtgTGATCTGACCCCCTCTCCTGTAAAAACACTGCACAGCCAGCTTGCTCCgcttcctcccttcttcctctagTTGGGAGACGAGACTCTCAGGTTCTAGCTCAGCACTGGGAGCAGAAAAATAACAGTGCCAAAGCTACATCATCTATGGAATTTATGAGCTGCAGTTCAACCCAGGGCCACTgcggaacacaaacacatcacagggattttctcagatttttcatttggagCTGCACACACAATGTACTTTGCAGACTGCCAGCTTATTTATTACACATGGCAGAAATGCCAGGCAGTTTTGGCAGCCAGACATATTACCTCTGAGCCGAGCCAGAGAGATTGGAGAGTAATGTCCAACAGAACGAGACCCGCTGACCCAAGCTGCAACACGGATAGCCACTTAGCCGGGCAAGCCGGCAGGACAAACAACCAGCTAAAGATGAAATATCAGATGAAACGATGTAAAGCCTGGGATCAGAGGTAATAATGTGAAACAAATATGTGGTAGCATGTGTTATGGAAAGTACAGCAGTGCATGAGATAACGCTGATTATAAATTGATTACTGTCTGCAGACAAGAAGGACAATGAACCCAAGCCTCCTGTGACACACAATAAATGTGACCTACAACCAATGAAGCAATAGAAGAGTTAGATAAA comes from the Hippoglossus stenolepis isolate QCI-W04-F060 chromosome 5, HSTE1.2, whole genome shotgun sequence genome and includes:
- the tle3a gene encoding transducin-like enhancer protein 3-A isoform X1 yields the protein MYPQGRHPPPHQPGQPGFKFTVAESCDRIKDEFQFLQAQYHSLKVEYDKLANEKTEMQRHYVMYYEMSYGLNIEMHKQTEIAKRLNAILAQIMPFLSQEHQQQVAQAVERAKQVTMTELNAIIGVRGLPNLPLTQQQLQAQHLSHAAHGPPIQMPPHPSGLQPPGLPPVTSAGSGLLALGALGSQAHLPVKDEKNHHDLEHRENANNSISPSESLRTASEKHRSSSDYSLDSKKRKVDEKDSMSRYDSDGEKSDDLVVDVSNEDPTTPRASPVHSPPENGIDKPRPPKKDTPNSPASVASSGSTPSSKAKELSHNDKSSTPGLKSNTPTPRNDAPTPGTSSTPGLRPILGKPPGMEALAAPALRTPLSIAGSYPTPFAMMGHHEMNGGLTSPSVYAGLHISPQMSAAAAAAYGRSPMGFDPHTHMRAPGLPASLTSISGGKPAYSFHVSADGQMQPVPFPPDALIGPGIPRHARQINTLSHGEVVCAVTISNPTRHVYTGGKGCVKIWDISQPGSKSPVSQLDCLNRDNYIRSCKLLPDGRTLIVGGEASTLTIWDLASQTPRIKAELTSSAPACYALAISPDAKVCFSCCSDGNIAVWDLHNQTLVRQFQGHTDGASCIDISHDGTKLWTGGLDNTVRSWDLREGRQLQQHDFTSQIFSLGYCPTGEWLAVGMESSNVEVLHHSKPDKYQLHLHESCVLSLKFAYCGKWFVSTGKDNLLNAWRTPYGASIFQSKESSSVLSCDISTDDKYIVTGSGDKKATVYEVIY
- the tle3a gene encoding transducin-like enhancer protein 3-A isoform X2 — its product is MYPQGRHPPPHQPGQPGFKFTVAESCDRIKDEFQFLQAQYHSLKVEYDKLANEKTEMQRHYVMYYEMSYGLNIEMHKQTEIAKRLNAILAQIMPFLSQEHQQQVAQAVERAKQVTMTELNAIIGQQQLQAQHLSHAAHGPPIQMPPHPSGLQPPGLPPVTSAGSGLLALGALGSQAHLPVKDEKNHHDLEHRENANNSISPSESLRTASEKHRSSSDYSLDSKKRKVDEKDSMSRYDSDGEKSDDLVVDVSNEDPTTPRASPVHSPPENGIDKPRPPKKDTPNSPASVASSGSTPSSKAKELSHNDKSSTPGLKSNTPTPRNDAPTPGTSSTPGLRPILGKPPGMEALAAPALRTPLSIAGSYPTPFAMMGHHEMNGGLTSPSVYAGLHISPQMSAAAAAAYGRSPMGFDPHTHMRAPGLPASLTSISGGKPAYSFHVSADGQMQPVPFPPDALIGPGIPRHARQINTLSHGEVVCAVTISNPTRHVYTGGKGCVKIWDISQPGSKSPVSQLDCLNRDNYIRSCKLLPDGRTLIVGGEASTLTIWDLASQTPRIKAELTSSAPACYALAISPDAKVCFSCCSDGNIAVWDLHNQTLVRQFQGHTDGASCIDISHDGTKLWTGGLDNTVRSWDLREGRQLQQHDFTSQIFSLGYCPTGEWLAVGMESSNVEVLHHSKPDKYQLHLHESCVLSLKFAYCGKWFVSTGKDNLLNAWRTPYGASIFQSKESSSVLSCDISTDDKYIVTGSGDKKATVYEVIY